TATTGATTACCGGCGCTTCAAGAGGTATTGGCGCTGCAACAGCTAAAATGATCGCCAGCGAAGGTGCAAAAGTGATCGTTAATTATGCCGGCAGCCAGGCCGAAGCCGATAAAACCGTACAGGAAATAAAAGACGCCGGCGGCGATGCCATTGCACTGAAAGCCGACGTTAGTAAAGTGAATGAAGTAACTGCCTTGTTCGATGCCGCTATTGCCCATTATGGCAGAATTGATGTGCTGATCAACAATGCCGGTATCATGATCACCAAAATGTTGAAAGATACCACCGATGAAGATTTTACCCGCCAGTTTGAAATAAACGTGCGTGGCACCTTTAATACCCTGCGCGAAGCCGCTACCAAACTGGCCGATAATGGTACTATCATCAGCACCTCTACTACGTTAACCCGCGTTATGGTGCCCACCTACGGAACGTATGCAGCCACAAAAGCAGCTGTTGAACAAATGACCCGCGTATTTGCCAAAGAAATGGGTGCAAGGGGCATAACAGTAAATGCGGTAGCGCCTGGCCCAACCAGCACCGAATTATACCTCAAAGGCAAATCAGCCGAAGTGATCGCCCGTCAGGCCGCATTAAATGCATTCAACCGTTTAGGAG
The Niastella koreensis GR20-10 genome window above contains:
- a CDS encoding SDR family oxidoreductase, giving the protein MNRLNNKVVLITGASRGIGAATAKMIASEGAKVIVNYAGSQAEADKTVQEIKDAGGDAIALKADVSKVNEVTALFDAAIAHYGRIDVLINNAGIMITKMLKDTTDEDFTRQFEINVRGTFNTLREAATKLADNGTIISTSTTLTRVMVPTYGTYAATKAAVEQMTRVFAKEMGARGITVNAVAPGPTSTELYLKGKSAEVIARQAALNAFNRLGEVDEIAKVIVFLASDDAKWISGQIIGVNGAMA